The Macrobrachium nipponense isolate FS-2020 chromosome 13, ASM1510439v2, whole genome shotgun sequence genome has a window encoding:
- the LOC135225324 gene encoding uncharacterized protein LOC135225324, translating into MTVEEFLRALSLHSFEYGVPRFIVSDLGTQIVAGANIVQDFLKDAETVQYLTDNNAEKVHFQQYYKGCSQLGGLVESVVKMTKHMIRKSIRNNVIEFRDFEYLVCHAVHLINRRPIAFKEALRDCSNNVPTPITPEELIHGYSLVSLNNIPALQADPDSDEDFQVDFDVVHKIKASYKKLKHVRTNLLEIYHRDFMKTLIKQATDKKDRYAPVNHKQISIGDIVLIKDDGYKPFNYPMGIVKEVFKNINGEVTAAKVLKGKTHEITKRQVTSLIPLLRKESDEDAVASDDDDEDAEASKEEIPGMDVSRKRPLRKAAEISRQKFKSILNDDISD; encoded by the coding sequence ATGACAGTTGAAGAATTTTTGCGTGCTTTGTCACTGCATTCTTTTGAATATGGAGTCCCTCGGTTTATAGTAAGTGATTTGGGTACGCAAATAGTAGCAGGAGccaatattgttcaggatttcctGAAGGATGCTGAGACTGTTCAGTATTTAACTGATAATAATGCTGAGAAAGTCCATTTTCAGCAGTACTATAAGGGCTGCAGTCAGCTTGGAGGATTGGTTGAGAGCGTAGTCAAAATGACCAAGCACATGATACGGAAGTCAATCAGAAATAATGTCATTGAATTTAGGGATTTTGAATATCTTGTTTGTCATGCTGTACATTTGATCAACAGAAGGCCTATTGCCTTCAAAGAAGCATTAAGAGATTGTTCTAATAATGTACCAACCCCTATAACGCCAGAGGAACTTATTCATGGATATTCATTGGTCTCTTTGAATAATATTCCTGCATTACAAGCTGACCCTGATTCTGATGAGGATTTTCAGGTTGATTTTGATGTTGTACATAAAATTAAAGCATCTTATAAGAAGCTGAAACATGTTAGAACTAACTTGCTGGAAATCTATCATCGGGATTTCATGAAGACTTTAATTAAACAAGCTACTGATAAGAAGGATAGATATGCTCCTGTAAACCATAAACAAATCAGTATCGGCGATATTGTGCTGATTAAGGATGATGGATATAAACCTTTTAATTATCCTATGGGAATTGTCAAAGAAGTTTTCAAGAATATCAACGGAGAGGTAACTGCTGCAAAAGTTCTGAAGGGTAAAACCCATGAAATAACTAAAAGGCAAGTTACTTCTTTAATACCACTCTTGAGGAAGGAGTCTGATGAGGATGCTGTAgcatcagatgatgatgatgaggatgctgAAGCATCGAAAGAAGAGATTCCAGGCATGGACGTTTCTAGAAAACGTCCACTGAGAAAAGCTGCTGAGATATCACGGCAAAAATTCAAAAGCATTCTAAACGATGATATTTCAgactaa